Proteins from one Besnoitia besnoiti strain Bb-Ger1 chromosome XIII, whole genome shotgun sequence genomic window:
- a CDS encoding non-specific serine/threonine protein kinase (encoded by transcript BESB_031330): MIKERVRRMKEAQTQNLILREQAQQKRENARQRTEQQRRDDARKAKAMQAKAAEERRMRDNKERYYNHERSVAIRRQQEEVRKKREEEQLRRMQKTQENYEARVAQEEMIRARTEALVAKLEKEEMELIQRLQNTQVIQRSAYRQLDEALRTPATHPTPAKPKRVISCECIVTASSLREVEITKVRADTGGPTEQDNSADSSWTSFVFALGVRLDLVI; the protein is encoded by the exons ATGATCAAAGAGCGCGTGAGACGGatgaaggaggcgcagactcAAAACCTCATTTTGCGGGAGCAGGCTCAACaaaagcgagaaaacgcaAGGCAAAGGACCGAGCAGCAACGCAG AGACGACGCTCGAAAAGCCAAGGCGATGCAAGCCAAAGCAGCTGAGGAAAGACGAATGAGAGACAACAAAGAGAGGTACTACAACCACGAGCGGTCAGTGGCAATCCGTCGTCAGCAAGAGGAGGTCCGGAAaaaacgagaagaagagcaa TTGAGGCGGATGCAGAAGACTCAGGAAAACTATGAGGCCAGGGTTGCCCAAGAAGAGATGATCAGAGCGAGGACGGAGGCTCTTGTTGCAAAGttagagaaagaagaaatgGAACTGATACAGCGATTGCAGAACACGCAA GTGATTCAGCGCAGCGCCTATCGGCAGCTCGATGAGGCTCTGCGCACGCCCGCGACACACCCAACCCCTGCAAAGCCGAAG CGCGTAATATCATGCGAATGCATCGTCActgcctcctccctccgGGAGGTGGAAATAACTAAAGTTCGCGCCGACACCGGCGGCCCCACAGAACAGGATAATTCTGCAGACTCATCGTGGACCAGTTTCGTTTTCGCTCTCGGGGTGCGACTGGACCTCGTAATATGA
- a CDS encoding hypothetical protein (encoded by transcript BESB_031340) gives MSLPCGPCADQDGRSSAAVPYWSEFAQGPMQPQQANAFGCMANSRQTSQSSAPNGDVAAPRGGVFSPQRPTDNMTLFWSSPSSSEAMLYAHPASDAAKSAAAGGMQAPGVPSFGVQDQRLSSRQPPPPARLTSGNLPGDSFANPTLPAGMQPMDQLPSGAGLSRLPPFMGQGVAASSGPVGTSQQYVGSFMSSASPAEDSHSTEANSVLELSADALASAEKSTERSLSNSAQSRTPSTELAAEAAVKPSGGKGASSTSGPATGRRSRKQTCFDHLYNDALVRRARKQKEEEALQSKPRTGPSRTPQQWEQRWAAMVKKHQDKLITNENLKRKLEISKIEDESRECTFKPVTWSSRKPLAQQKACLLKMKQLTEKQRELKNAVYVLQQEEREIDEHIAKELQDDIAVVSESGSEEEVQKILQFYRQLRAEETSRLRSLKLDLVSQVSRLEQQFKKTAATANLDEADTAATVGFDMKLAGLVREEVRDDIDAANSLRLGARFRTLLEAATGQRPVHPSEDALYAPVEPCDSYRRSSSAGVGRRTTSRPRCTQRIRSPLASARTGTPRFTYTPSQSDARDILSRPLTSRAAGPREAVPPALNTRRSTLAGGHILSTGRGGPQENARALAMSPRATGFYGNALPFPHAAPSAGYQHPDMVRAAAPQNLPGVAAANGNLGGNAAALATPCTAMEPNSQARVPPFAAYAGPQIRQPNAFQAACHFNSSSGFAGSPEALQAPMTAWQREKAKQQELRAQLPSPQSSAAAPGGVDRHRRVSVARGSSLATKRSSITPTWSAAGMQMDYHAFDREVSQGAASSRGATPRFSSQEKNASMRASFSPAARGYTPQVPPAAQQCQVAQTGTPRLPPTNRPHPGMLAPAGSTQPWSGQQGGPQALHMGAQGRPQPMPMPYAASPLQNAAGAHPVNAPAAPYHMGSTSLPAGLPSYPSNPNQAQAMMNVNARGQQQQPPQARPLAGAPVQPVMCGAPAFAPHMMLPNAASRPDYPMWSSLQSSAAGAAAPGSYAQPNPAVVAGLNSRSAAEGPNTTLPAGTESQYPVYPSVSRAVSLAPQNGAQFAPDFASYPQAPTNAPQATPRPKYSVQGEVDAVNSAPAAPRAAGGAVLAAPPQPAMVKNNQRAPSGAPAPTLPRLAGGAMLKVGLSGHDGFADFAATAKQLQRTTMVGLRA, from the exons ATGTCCCTTCCGTGTGGTCCTTGCGCGGACCAGGACGGGAGGTCTTCTGCCGCTGTCCCCTACTGGAGCGAATTTGCCCAAGGTCCGATGCAGCCGCAACAGGCGAACGCCTTCGGCTGCATGGCTAACTCGCGACAAACCTCTCAGTCGAGCGCACCCAACGGCGATGTCGCTGCGccacgcggaggcgtcttTTCACCTCAGCGACCAACAGACAACATGACTCTCTTTTGGTCCAGTCCGTCGTCAAGCGAGGCTATGCTCTATGCACACCCCGCCTCCGACGCTGCGAAgtccgcagcggcagggGGCATGCAGGCCCCTGGCGTGCCAAGCTTCGGTGTTCAGGATCAGCGTCTCTCATCGCGGCAgcctccccctcccgcgCGGTTGACCAGTGGGAATCTTCCAGGAGATTCCTTTGCGAATCCTACCCTGCCCGCGGGCATGCAGCCCATGGACCAGCTGCCCTCCGGTGCCGggctctcgcggctgccgcctttCATGGGAcagggcgtcgccgcgagtaGCGGCCCCGTGGGAACTTCGCAGCAGTACGTCGGCAGTTTCATGTCGAGTGCCAGCCCCGCCGAAGACAGCCACAGCACTGAGGCGAACTCTGTCCTCGAGCtgagcgcggacgcgctggcgtctgcggaaAAGTCGACAGAGAGGAGCCTGAGCAACTCTGCGCAGTCCAGGACCCCTTCGACGGAGTTGGCCGCTGAAGCCGCCGTGAAGCCAAGTGGAGGTAAAGGCGCATCTTCCACGTCCGGGCCAGCCACTGGGAGACGCTCTCGGAAG CAAACCTGCTTCGACCATCTCTACAACGACGCACTTGTgagacgcgcacgcaagcagaaggaggaggaggctctTCAGTCGAA ACCCCGAACGGGACCGAGTCGGACGCCACAGCAGTGGGAGCAAAGATGGGCAGCG ATGGTGAAAAAACACCAAGACAAACTCATTACGAACGAGAACCTGAAGCGGAAGTTGGAAATTAG TAAAATCGAAGACGAGAGCAGGGAGTGCACCTTCAAGCCGGTCACGTGGAGCTCGCGGAAGCCTTTGGCTCAGCAGAAGGCGTGCCTCCTCAAGATGAAGCAGCTCACCGAAAAACAGCGAG AGCTCAAGAACGCGGTCTATGTCTTGCAGCAGGAGGAGCGTGAAATCGACGAACACATCGCG AAAGAACTGCAGGACGACATCGCAGTCGTCTCAGAGTCcggaagcgaagaggaagtACAGAAGATCCTGCAGTTTTACCGGCAACTCCGAGCGGAGGAAACCTCTCGACTCCGCTCCCTCAAGCTCGACCTCGTGTCCCAGGTCTCCAG ACTGGAGCAACAGTTCAAGAAAACAGCGGCCACGGCGAATCTCGATGAAGCAGACACCGCCGCCACCGTCGGGTTTGACATGAAGCTGGCTGGGCTCGTGCGCGAAGAAGTCCG AGACGACATCGACGCTGCCAACTCGCTCCGCCTGGGCGCTCGCTTTCGCACACTCCTGGAGGCGGCAACGGGTCAGCGCCCCGTTCACCCGAGTGAGGACGCTCTGTACGCACCCGTCGAGCCCTGCGATTCCTACCgtcgctccagcagcgccggagTGGGCAGAAGGACCacgtcgcgcccgcggtgCACGCAGCGCATACGCTCCCCACTCGCCTCGGCTAGGACTGGCACGCCTCGCTTCACCTACACGCCCTCTCaaagcgacgcgcgagacatTTTGAGCCGCCCCCTGAcgagccgcgctgccggcccCCGCGAGGCTGTGCCGCCGGCTCTCAACACGCGCCGATCAACGCTAGCCGGAGGACACATCCTCTCGACTGGCCGTGGTGGACCCCAGGAGAACGCCAGAGCTTTGGCAATGAGCCCCAGAGCCACGGGCTTCTACGGCAACGCGCTGCCGTTCCCTcacgctgcgccttctgccggGTACCAGCACCCCGATATGgtccgcgctgcagccccgcAGAACCTcccgggcgtcgcggcggccaaCGGAAACCTGGGCGGAAATGCCGCAGCCCTCGCCACCCCGTGCACCGCCATGGAGCCCAACAGCCAGGCGCGAGTTCCACCCTTCGCCGCCTACGCCGGTCCACAGATCCGTCAGCCGAACGCCTTCCAAGCGGCCTGCCACTTCAATTCAAGCAGCGGCTTTGCAGGTTCGCCAGAAGCGCTGCAGGCTCCCATGACCGCTTGGCAGAGGGAGAAAGCGAAACAGCAAGAGCTGCGCGCCCAGCTGCCCAGCCCTCAgtccagcgcggcggctccgggTGGCGTCGACCGACATCGGCGGGTGTCGGTGGCGAGGGGTTCGTCGCTGGCGACCAAGAGGAGCTCCATCACCCCCACGTGGAGTGCAGCAGGCATGCAAATGGACTACCACGCGTTCGACAGAGAGGTCAGTCaaggcgcggcctcctcacGCGGTGCGACTCCACGCTTCAGCTCACAGGAGAAAAACGCCTCGATGCGGGCTTCCTTCAGCCCGGCAGCACGCGGATACACGCCTCAGGTCCCacctgcggcgcagcagtGCCAAGTGGCCCAGACGGGCACCCCCCGTCTGCCGCCCACGAATCGACCTCACCCGGGCATGCTCGCCCCCGCGGGCTCCACCCAACCCTGGAGTGGGCAGCAGGGCGgaccgcaggcgctgcacaTGGGCGCACAGGGCCGACCTCAGCCGATGCCGATGCCATACGCGGCCAGCCCGCTTCAGAACGCAGCTGGTGCGCACCCAGTGAACGCTCCGGCAGCGCCGTATCATATGGGTTCGACGAGTCTCCCGGCGGGCCTTCCGTCATACCCCAGCAATCCCAACCAGGCGCAGGCAATGATGAACGTTAACGCGCGtggccagcagcagcagcccccgcaagcgcggcctctcgctggGGCTCCAGTGCAACCGGTGATGTGCGGTGCACCTGCCTTCGCCCCTCATATGATGCTTCCGAACGCAGCCAGCCGTCCTGACTACCCGATGTGGTCCAGCCTCcagagcagcgccgcgggcgcggctgccccAGGCTCCTACGCGCAGCCGAATCCGGCGGTGGTCGCCGGTCTCAACAGCCGGAGCGCAGCTGAGGGTCCGAACACCACACTGCCGGCCGGAACAGAGTCGCAGTACCCTGTGTACCCCTCTGTGTCCCGGGCTGTCTCACTCGCTCCTCAGAACGGAGCTCAGTTCGCTCCGGACTTTGCCTCGTACCCGCAAGCCCCTACGAACGCCCCCCAGGCGACTCCTCGGCCGAAATATTCTGTGCAAGGAGAAGTGGACGCCGTGAActctgcgccagcagctccGAGAGCAGCCGGTGGCGCCGTCCTAGCCGCTCCTCCTCAGCCTGCGATGGTGAAAAACAACCAGCGGGCTCCCAGCggagctcctgcgccgaCACTGCCCAGACTTGCCGGAGGCGCGATGCTGAAGGTGGGACTCAGCGGCCACGACGGATTTGCGGATttcgccgccaccgccaaACAACTCCAGCGGACGACGATGGTGGGACTCCGAGCCTAG
- a CDS encoding hypothetical protein (encoded by transcript BESB_031350), which yields MSAPPADQDEQSASPPMLVGETPPPAAPAQAKARPKPRPARPSVVAFAEPRDSTAAAPAASSTPPGSFSSASLSSASSSASSPSPPGGVGGVHDADFFPKRREDAKGTVFCSPGAEDEDDKPAMNGGAAKDEGRAKAASRGPRVTLDSALEERMMTLVNVAGAEELLAISLDETSCTLSLAETAPFGGDSLRARFQRLSALVSPDAPRIFLLRLDFVSNSPDWVVISWTPAGVCSPARRTLVDYAAWSLRISLRFPRPVKEYYASEPEHLTLEAFRRAENQRRQMEARMALVARPFSSQEDARACRFFRVTRSPCFRNGRVSSSSYHEKNSPSPPVCALYFLSPMQAAARPRLPRSVSARRPPPHQAKAMPDVPMDVDGNFSEQVEEFRSGEVACLEVLIEDEDTTPVALPCIYETPELLQEHVTDGRPRYFLLRHQGITAFIFYCPEGESRRERVLYAACKQRVLNQFLQFGIPISQRYDVRSPAEISKILDRDGGDEGRGNSPYGGGSDSSADGGPQPGADAREKAEKISKENALVLLPMLPAKPPPPGDSWMQTDVLSKAEDSLEAWRRRAGLLIGRKAFDDSTDEDD from the exons atgtctgcgcctccagctgaTCAGGACGAGcagtccgcgtcgcctccgatGCTGGTGGGGGAGACtcctccgcccgcggcgcctgctcaAGCGAAAGCGCGACCGAagcctcgccctgcgcggccgtcggTTGTCGCTttcgcagagccgcgcgactccaccgccgcggcgccagccgcttCGTCGACCCCCCCTGGAAGCTTCagctccgcttctctctcttccgcctcttcttccgcctcttctccttcgcctccagggGGGGTCGGGGGCGTGCACGACGCCGACTTCTTTCCCaagcggagagaagacgccaaGGGCACGGTCTTCTGCTCACCCGGTGCTGAAGACGAAGATGACAAGCCAGCCATGAATGGAGGAGCCGCGAAGGATGAAGGGCGCGCAAAAGCCGCGAGCAGGGGCCCGCGTGTGACGCTTGACAGCGCCCTCGAAGAGCGCATGATGACTCTGGTCAATGtagccggcgcggaggagctcctcGCCATTTCTCTCGATGAAACGTCGT GCACCCTTTCTCTGGCGGAGACGGCTCCCTTCGGCGGAGattcgctgcgcgcccggtttcagcgcctcagcgcgctcgtctctcctGACGCGCCTCGCATTTTCCTCCTTCGTCTCGACTTTGTTTCGAATTCCCCCGACTG gGTGGTGATTTCGTGGACGCCGGCTGGCGTCTGTTCCCCGGCTCGCCGCACGCTGGTGGACTACGCGGCGTGGTCACTCCGCATTTCTCTCCGTTTCCCGCGCCCCGTGAAAGAGTACTACGCAAGCGAGCCG GAGCATCTCACGCTTGAGGCGTTTCGGCGCGCTGAAAACCAGCGACGGCAGATGGAGGCGCGCATGGCCCTGGTCGCGAGACCGTTCTCGAGCCAAGAA GATGCGCGGGCGTGTCGCTTTTTTCGCGTGACCCGCAGCCCCTGTTTCCGCAAcgggcgcgtctcttcgtcttcgtatCATGAGAAAAACTCTCCATCTCCTCCAGTCTGTGCGTTGTATTTCTTGTCACCCAtgcaggcggctgcgcgcccgcgcctgccgagATCCGTTTCGGCTCGTCGTCCGCCAC CCCACCAGGCCAAGGCGATGCCAGACGTGCCTATGGATGTTGATGGTAATTTCAGC GAGCAAGTGGAAGAGTTTCGCAGCGGCGAagtcgcctgcctcgaggTG ctgATTGAAGACGAGGACACCACTCCTGTGGCGCTGCCCTGCATTTACGAGACTCCAG agctgctgcaggagcaCGTCACTGACGGCCGCCCGCGGTACTTCCTGCTTCGCCACCAGGGCATTACAG CGTTTATCTTTTACTGCCCGGAGGGCGAAAGCCGTCGAGAGCGCGTGCTGTACGCAGCGTGCAAG CAACGCGTGCTGAACCAGTTTCTTCAGTTTGGCATTCCCATTTCGCAGCGCTACGACGTGCGCTCTCCGGCAGAAATTTCCAAGATCCTCGATCGGGAcgggggcgacgagggccgCGGAAATTCGCCGTATGGAGGGGGGTCGGACTCTTCCGCGGATGGGGGGCCTCAGccgggcgccgacgcacgagaaaaagcggaaaaaatATCAAAAGAAAACGCCCTGGTGCTCCTTCCGATGCTCcccgcgaagccgccgccgccaggtgACAGCTGGATGCAGACAGACGTCCTCTCGAAGGCAGAAGACTCCCTCGAGGCCTGGCGCCGAAGGGCAGGGCTCCTGATAGGAAGAAAAGCCTTTGACGACAGTACGGACGAGGACGACTGA
- a CDS encoding hypothetical protein (encoded by transcript BESB_031360), which translates to MYAAGFWRPPNVTVGREVAFIFIVLTCAVHCVEAAVEEESTESFVKKPSNQPLHYTVLPAKLPVDRQLSYHFLSWFRRNLFIEKVRAIIRVFLTDLKGPYPSSADTLKVEVDSLGKGLRLFSELTSPSKPALERVLFLIQACSAPYVLDFGRRFDGEDDRVDFRDPLVLLKQQSVRLRAALRTLRASKEDHRPVVNQAVFGSGLVSLPAHPPESPELQEPRELLQTGDDRQPLPPSGVASSSEAGRQTPLPSPSLPNPTSNVQPTPQRQNCGGVKRRGRRTGGALTDEEEKLRDPRVFAAFLHRETDVFRHIFAALASEFAAHLRRCDAPQIVAFRVHVLVPLTMTLRRLVTLHTMLPQQHFRVQLGLRFLADRIKVLQGIDQAFLAAGADLVRIKGELPLTHKRASRRTKGRKAEDQRKKDAAAKKENPGGLQRNEEASKKTRKTRKMVKEMDEKAYAGRMPENMSTFLSGTRFHLHENGNPGALVRQVGDRGR; encoded by the coding sequence ATGTATGCCGCCGGGTTCTGGCGTCCTCCCAACGTTACCGTTGGGCGAGAAGTCGCGTTCATTTTCATTGTCCTCACTTGTGCAGTGCATTGCGTGGAAGCTGCAGTGGAGGAAGAAAGTACCGAGTCTTTCGTTAAGAAACCGAGTAATCAGCCTCTGCACTATACGGTGTTGCCAGCAAAGCTTCCGGTAGACCGCCAACTGTCATATCATTTTCTGTCGTGGTTCCGGCGAAACCTGTTCATTGAGAAGGTGCGCGCAATTatccgcgtcttcctcacTGACTTGAAGGGGCCGTACCCGAGTTCAGCTGACACACTCAAGGTTGAGGTTGACTCGCTTGGGAAGGGCTTGCGGTTGTTCAGTGAGTTGACGAGCCCATCCAAGCCTGCCCTGGAGAGGGTGCTGTTCCTTATTCAGGCATGTTCCGCTCCATATGTTCTTGATTTTGGACGTAGATTTGATGGGGAAGATGACCGTGTTGATTTCCGAGATCCACTTGTTCTCTTGAAGCAGCAGAGCGTCCGTCTCAGAGCTGCTCTTCGAACATTAAGAGCCAGCAAAGAGGACCATCGCCCAGTTGTTAACCAGGCCGTCTTCGGTTCTGGGCTTGTATCCCTCCCGGCGCATCCGCCCGAAAGTCCAGAGCTACAGGAGCCGCGAGAGCTTCTACAAACAGGAGACGATCGGCAACCGCTCCCCCCTTCCGGTGTCGCGTCTAGCAGTGAAGCAGGGAGACAGACGCCCCTGCCTAGTCCGTCACTCCCCAATCCTACGTCAAATGTTCAACCAACCCCTCAGAGGCAGAACTGTGGAGGCGTgaagcgacgaggccggaggacaggaggcgcgttaacagatgaagaggaaaagcTGCGCGATCCCCGCGTCTTTGCGGCTTTTCTACACCGCGAGACGGACGTGTTTCGCCACATCTTTGCGGCACTTGCATCAGAGTTTGCGGCTCATCTGAGACGCTGCGATGCGCCACAGATTGTTGCCTTCCGAGTGCATGTGCTAGTGCCTCTAACAATGACACTGCGGAGGTTGGTGACCCTGCATACGATGTTGCCTCAGCAGCATTTCCGCGTCCAGCTTGGATTGCGCTTTCTAGCCGATCGAATCAAGGTACTCCAGGGCATTGATCAGGCCTTCCTCGCAGCTGGTGCCGACTTGGTCCGAATAAAAGGAGAGTTGCCCTTGACTCACAAGAGAGCGAGCCGACGGACCAAGGGTAGGAAAGCAGAGGACCAGCGAAAGAAGgatgcggcggcgaagaaggaaaaccCGGGGGGACTGCAGAGAAATGAGGAAGCttcgaagaagacgcgaaagacCCGCAAAATGGTAAAAGAGATGGACGAAAAGGCATACGCCGGACGAATGCCAGAGAATATGAGTACGTTTCTAAGTGGTACGCGGTTCCATCTTCACGAGAACGGGAACCCCGGCGCGCTAGTACGACAGGTGGGTGACAGAGGCCGATGA